AAAAATATAAACCGTCGCGGCTATGGCAAATCCGCCGGCGGCCAGACCGACACCAACCAGAATATCGAATCCGATCCAGATGCCCCAGGGAAATTGATCGGAAAGATGGGTGGTGGCCCCCAATCCATAGTAAAAACGGTGAAAGGTAGCATAGAGTCCCCCCGCCCAGATGGCAGCGAGGACGAAGGTCCAGAAGGTCGGTTTGGGAAGTTTTATTTTCATAAGCACCTCAGCAAAGTGACGGGAGACGATCGTTGATTGGCGGTATCGGCCGCAGGGGTCAAACCCGTTCTTCGGGCGAATCCTGCAACTCGATGCGCCGGTTTACAATCCACCAAATGCCGGCGAGTAAAGCGGTACCGGTCGTCACGATACTGGGGATCTTGTTAAGGACCTTCCAGGTCAGTTTGGGATATGGATCCTGGATCATATTGGCGGGAAAACCGAGGTCTGCGAAGGGCACCGCCGAAAGATAAAGGACCGAGGTGCCACCCGCCTCGCGCAAGCCGTAAAGATGCGGGATGTAGCGATCCGGCTGTGCTTCCATCCTGCGTTGCGCTTCGGCGATCAGTGCGGAGCGCTCGCCAAAAAGAGTCGCGCCGGTCGGACACGCCCGGGTACAAGCCGGCTGATCCCCCTTCTTGAGGGCCTTTTCATAGCAGAAAATGCATTTTTCGATGACGGGAATCGGTTTGTCCCACTGGTATTTGGGAATGCCGAAGGGACAAGCGATCATGCAGTAGCGGCAACCCATACACTTGTGGCCGTCGTAGATCACCGCACCCTCAGGAGTCTTGGTCAAGGCACCAACCGGGCATGCAGAGACGCAGGCCGCCTCCTCACAATGCATGCACTGGCGGCGGATATTGACGCCCTTGCGGTTCTCCACGGCACTCCAGGTATAGGCCGTCAGCAGATTATTGGCGGACGTCCGGGGAAGTCCGTTGATCTCTTTACATGCCAATGCGCAGGCTTCACAGCCTACGCACTGGGTCAAGTCCGTCAGAATAGCGGCTTTCATCCGCTTCCTCCATCTTAGTTTTGAGTGGGCCTGTCCAGAAATTCCTCTACAAATTTGCTCCAGTTGGCATCATCCAGCGCCTGTAAGGCGCCTTGAGCTGGCAGGCCACCATCTTGCATCGCCGGGGCGAGCGCTTGCTGCGGTACAGCTAGGGCGATAAAGTCACGCAACCGCGCCATTTCGGAGCGCAGCCACTGATAAGCCTCTTCCCCGATGCGCATACCTTTGACCGATTCGCTCAGGTTATCCGGCTGCAGCGCCAGGGCCCAGGCCCGGTTGATGTCGTGGTAAAGACCCTGCGGGTCTTCCTTGAGGGCCCTGTTGATCGTCGTCACCGTGCCGGCCATCGGGGCGCGCAGGGTGAGGGTGCGTTTCCCCAACTGCAGCGAGAGGATCGGCTCGCCCTTCTTCACCCGCTGCCCTGGTTGCGGCAGCGAGACCGCATCGATCGAGTGCAGGGCCGAGAGCATCAGGCGGCTGACGCCGAGACGAATCTCGCCGTTGGGGAGGAGGGAACTCCAGAGCTGACCGGAGGCAGCGAAAACACCGCGGGGCAGCAATTCCTCGATGCTGTGAAAAACGGGCCGACGCACAGCCGTCGTGGCAGGCGCGAAGGATTTGGCCTGGCGAAGCTGCACCAGATAATCGGCCAGGATGAAAGCCAGGGCGAGGGCGAGGAGTAATAAAACGGTCATGGTCTGTTCCTTGGTTTTATAGGTGATGGCTTATCGGGTTTCGTAGTTGAAAAATTCAACGCAAAAGTCACGCCATTGAGCATCGGTCAGGTGACGGGCGAAGCCATCGACCAACTCGCCGCCATCCTGCATGGCCGGTAGCAGAGCGCCGGCATGCTCGAGCAAAAACTTGGCGCGCACGGTCTTGAGCCACTGTCCGACCGAAGCCCCCTGCATTAGATTAGCGAGGTTGTCCGCCAGATGCGCAGGCTTGATCCGCAGCAGCCAATCGCT
This portion of the bacterium genome encodes:
- a CDS encoding 4Fe-4S dicluster domain-containing protein, with amino-acid sequence MKAAILTDLTQCVGCEACALACKEINGLPRTSANNLLTAYTWSAVENRKGVNIRRQCMHCEEAACVSACPVGALTKTPEGAVIYDGHKCMGCRYCMIACPFGIPKYQWDKPIPVIEKCIFCYEKALKKGDQPACTRACPTGATLFGERSALIAEAQRRMEAQPDRYIPHLYGLREAGGTSVLYLSAVPFADLGFPANMIQDPYPKLTWKVLNKIPSIVTTGTALLAGIWWIVNRRIELQDSPEERV
- a CDS encoding Ni/Fe-hydrogenase cytochrome b subunit; amino-acid sequence: MKIKLPKPTFWTFVLAAIWAGGLYATFHRFYYGLGATTHLSDQFPWGIWIGFDILVGVGLAAGGFAIAATVYIF